A section of the Bacillus marinisedimentorum genome encodes:
- a CDS encoding glutamine ABC transporter substrate-binding protein: MKKGMLFGFILLLFGAILSACGSDKYTVATDNSFVPFEFVDEEDGELKGFDIDLINAIAEDQGIEVEIEAMEFDGVIAGMQSGRYDIGIAGITITEERKESIEFSDPYYDAGLMIAVRGDDEEIKSEADLAGKKVGTRSGTTSEDYLKDNHPDAEIQAFPGIVEAYMDLQAGRLDAVLYDAPNVKYYIATEGGGDMKTVGDILQGEQYGIAMPKDSELVDKINEGLKNVQDNGTYDDIYEKWFDERPLGTEKSE; this comes from the coding sequence ATGAAAAAAGGAATGCTGTTTGGCTTTATTTTACTTTTGTTCGGGGCAATACTCTCAGCTTGCGGAAGTGATAAATACACAGTTGCGACTGATAACAGCTTCGTCCCGTTTGAGTTTGTGGACGAAGAAGACGGTGAACTCAAAGGGTTTGATATCGATTTAATCAATGCGATTGCAGAAGACCAGGGGATTGAAGTTGAAATTGAAGCGATGGAATTCGACGGTGTCATCGCCGGAATGCAGTCAGGGCGATATGACATCGGGATTGCAGGCATCACCATCACTGAGGAACGTAAAGAATCAATCGAATTTTCCGATCCTTATTATGATGCCGGTTTGATGATTGCCGTCCGCGGGGATGATGAAGAAATCAAGTCTGAAGCAGACCTTGCCGGTAAAAAAGTCGGCACCCGTTCAGGCACAACAAGTGAAGACTACTTGAAAGATAATCATCCAGATGCAGAAATCCAGGCTTTCCCGGGTATCGTTGAAGCCTACATGGACTTGCAGGCAGGACGCCTTGATGCAGTGCTGTATGACGCTCCAAACGTAAAGTATTATATTGCCACTGAAGGCGGCGGCGACATGAAAACGGTCGGCGATATCCTCCAGGGTGAGCAGTATGGAATCGCAATGCCAAAAGATTCTGAGCTCGTTGATAAAATAAATGAAGGACTTAAAAACGTGCAGGATAACGGAACATATGATGATATTTATGAAAAATGGTTCGATGAAAGGCCATTAGGCACCGAGAAGTCAGAATAA
- a CDS encoding DMT family transporter, whose product MNAEKFFTNRYGVVAAAVAATFLWGSAFPFIKLSYSALDIHSEETAEQILFAGYRFFIASLMILVFFRLLKRDMKIKQGTVVPLIKLGALQTFFQYILFYIGLSYSTGIQGSIIAGSTSFFQILFAHFLYKDDALSIRKGIGLIIGFTGVILVNLTKGSLELKFGIGELFLMGAMMISAFGNIYARDLSRHMPVPYLTAYQMLFGSIALLAASITSAGVFPFDFNVKSGMILIYLAFLSAAGFVIWNNVMKFNKVGKVSMYLFLVPVFGVFLSALLLGEALHAFVLLGLVLVALGIVIVNRQPSV is encoded by the coding sequence ATGAATGCCGAAAAATTTTTTACCAATCGATATGGTGTTGTAGCAGCAGCTGTTGCCGCCACTTTTTTATGGGGAAGTGCTTTCCCGTTTATAAAGCTGAGTTATTCGGCACTGGACATCCATTCTGAAGAAACAGCCGAGCAAATTTTATTTGCCGGTTATCGTTTTTTCATCGCATCTCTTATGATTCTCGTTTTCTTCAGGCTGTTGAAACGAGATATGAAAATTAAGCAGGGGACGGTGGTTCCGCTTATAAAGCTTGGTGCGCTGCAGACTTTTTTCCAATACATTTTGTTTTATATCGGCTTGAGCTACAGTACAGGTATACAGGGTTCCATCATCGCTGGGTCAACATCGTTTTTTCAAATCCTGTTTGCCCACTTCCTGTATAAAGACGACGCGCTCAGCATCCGTAAAGGAATAGGGCTTATCATCGGGTTTACAGGTGTGATCCTGGTCAATCTTACGAAAGGTTCCCTGGAACTCAAGTTTGGAATCGGGGAACTGTTTCTGATGGGAGCGATGATGATTTCTGCATTTGGCAATATATATGCACGTGATTTGAGCAGGCATATGCCCGTGCCGTATTTGACTGCTTACCAGATGCTGTTCGGTTCCATTGCTCTCTTGGCCGCAAGCATCACATCAGCAGGGGTATTCCCGTTTGATTTCAATGTGAAATCCGGCATGATATTGATTTATCTGGCGTTTTTGTCCGCTGCAGGGTTTGTTATTTGGAACAATGTGATGAAGTTTAATAAGGTTGGCAAGGTATCGATGTATTTGTTCCTTGTTCCGGTTTTTGGCGTGTTTTTATCTGCGCTGCTTCTTGGCGAGGCGCTTCATGCATTTGTTTTGCTCGGGCTTGTGCTCGTAGCGCTGGGCATCGTGATTGTGAACCGGCAGCCGTCTGTTTAA
- a CDS encoding amino acid ABC transporter permease yields MDSHYIKVLPFIFEGFWLTLGITLIGLLFGFILGALAGIGRLSKNKLVYGISTVYVEVVRGTPMLMQILFIYFGISDLTGINIDKVTAAIIAISINAGAYIAEIVRGAVYSIDPGQREAGRSIGLTKQQTMRYIIWPQAFKRMIPPLGNQFVISLKDTSLFSVIAVHEMLFMARQYYNATFATFEALAMLGVVYLIITIPASIILSRVERRLDV; encoded by the coding sequence ATGGATTCCCACTATATAAAGGTCTTACCTTTTATATTCGAAGGATTCTGGCTGACATTAGGCATCACGCTTATCGGCTTGCTTTTCGGATTCATTCTCGGGGCACTGGCAGGCATCGGCAGGCTCTCGAAAAATAAACTGGTGTACGGCATCTCGACTGTTTATGTTGAGGTGGTCCGCGGAACGCCAATGCTCATGCAGATATTATTCATTTACTTTGGAATATCGGATCTGACCGGTATCAATATTGATAAAGTGACAGCGGCAATTATCGCCATCTCCATCAATGCGGGTGCTTATATTGCAGAAATTGTCCGCGGTGCCGTTTATTCCATTGATCCGGGACAGAGGGAAGCAGGCCGGTCAATCGGGCTGACAAAGCAGCAGACAATGCGCTATATCATTTGGCCTCAAGCATTCAAACGCATGATTCCTCCATTGGGAAACCAGTTCGTAATCAGTTTGAAAGACACTTCACTCTTTTCCGTTATTGCAGTACACGAAATGCTATTCATGGCACGGCAATACTATAATGCAACATTTGCTACGTTCGAAGCCCTTGCAATGCTCGGTGTCGTTTATTTGATTATCACCATACCAGCTTCGATCATTCTTAGCAGGGTGGAAAGGAGATTGGATGTCTGA
- a CDS encoding TlpA family protein disulfide reductase, whose product MKLREQMPELEGATEWLNGELTKSDLTGERPTLIHFWSISCGMCKEAMPQVNQFRDEYKDRLNVVAVHMPRSEKDLNLEDVKTTAEEHGITQPIFVDNGHKLTDAFENQYVPAYYVFDKDGKLRHFQAGGGGMKMLTKRVNRVLDEASKEE is encoded by the coding sequence ATGAAACTGCGTGAACAAATGCCTGAACTCGAAGGCGCCACTGAGTGGCTGAATGGCGAATTGACAAAATCGGATCTTACCGGTGAACGTCCGACTCTCATCCACTTCTGGTCGATCAGCTGCGGAATGTGCAAAGAGGCCATGCCGCAGGTTAATCAGTTCAGGGATGAATACAAAGACAGGCTTAATGTCGTTGCGGTCCATATGCCCCGCTCAGAGAAGGACCTGAACCTTGAGGATGTTAAAACAACAGCAGAGGAACACGGCATTACCCAGCCGATTTTTGTTGACAATGGGCACAAGCTGACAGATGCCTTTGAAAACCAGTATGTCCCGGCATATTATGTTTTTGATAAGGACGGCAAACTGCGCCACTTCCAGGCTGGCGGCGGCGGCATGAAAATGCTCACAAAGCGAGTGAATCGTGTCCTCGATGAAGCAAGTAAAGAGGAATAA
- a CDS encoding amino acid ABC transporter ATP-binding protein codes for MITVKDLHKSFGKNEVLKGIDMEVKEQEVVCVIGPSGSGKSTLLRCLNLLEEVNGGQVIVTGQDLTDPAVDINKVRAKVGMVFQHFNLFPHMTVMDNIALGPKKVLNMSKGEAEKVGIELLEKVGLADKAKAYPASLSGGQKQRVAIARALAMNPEVMLFDEPTSALDPELVGDVLQVMKDLAKEGMTMVVVTHEMGFAKEVGDRVIFMDEGIIMEENKPEELFDNPQNERTQEFLSKVL; via the coding sequence ATTATCACAGTAAAAGATCTTCATAAATCATTCGGTAAAAATGAAGTATTAAAAGGCATAGATATGGAAGTTAAGGAACAGGAAGTCGTATGTGTCATCGGTCCGTCGGGTTCAGGAAAAAGTACACTCCTGCGCTGCCTCAACCTGCTGGAGGAGGTCAACGGGGGCCAGGTCATCGTAACTGGACAGGACCTTACAGATCCTGCGGTAGATATTAATAAAGTGAGGGCCAAAGTGGGAATGGTGTTCCAGCACTTCAATCTGTTCCCGCATATGACGGTAATGGATAACATTGCATTGGGACCGAAAAAGGTACTCAACATGAGCAAGGGAGAAGCCGAGAAAGTCGGCATTGAACTGCTTGAAAAAGTGGGGCTCGCTGATAAAGCGAAGGCCTATCCGGCCAGCCTCTCCGGCGGCCAGAAGCAGCGGGTTGCGATTGCACGCGCGCTCGCGATGAACCCGGAAGTCATGCTATTTGACGAACCGACTTCCGCACTGGATCCTGAACTTGTCGGCGATGTGCTGCAAGTCATGAAAGACCTGGCAAAGGAGGGGATGACGATGGTTGTCGTCACCCATGAAATGGGCTTTGCCAAAGAAGTCGGCGACCGGGTCATCTTCATGGACGAAGGCATCATTATGGAAGAAAACAAGCCTGAGGAACTGTTCGACAATCCGCAAAATGAACGGACACAGGAGTTTTTGAGCAAGGTCCTTTAA
- a CDS encoding OsmC family protein, with the protein MEFKMKEEVGFKADLEFGTLEVAGQDEYGFRPYQLMVASVAVCSGGVLRKILEKKRLDISDITIQADVERNEAEADRIEKMNIHFIIKGKDLEQRKIERSMELAKKNCSMAQSVKDSIMINETFELIEG; encoded by the coding sequence ATCGAATTTAAAATGAAAGAAGAAGTAGGATTTAAGGCAGATCTGGAATTCGGCACACTTGAAGTGGCCGGGCAGGATGAATACGGATTTCGTCCCTATCAGCTCATGGTTGCATCTGTAGCGGTATGCAGCGGCGGCGTCCTTCGAAAAATCCTTGAGAAAAAGCGGCTGGACATCAGTGATATTACAATCCAGGCTGATGTCGAACGCAATGAAGCGGAAGCCGACCGGATTGAAAAAATGAACATCCATTTCATCATTAAGGGAAAGGATCTTGAACAGCGAAAAATCGAACGGTCAATGGAACTCGCAAAAAAGAATTGTTCGATGGCCCAGTCTGTTAAAGACAGCATCATGATTAACGAAACTTTTGAATTGATAGAAGGCTGA
- a CDS encoding MFS transporter, protein MTHSAYRFWILTIIVAMSGFSQGMLLPLIAVILEQNGVSSSINGLHATGLYIGVLIASPFMEKPLRRFGFKPVIVAGGLLVLLSLAFFPLWESLWFWFFLRLLIGIGDHMLHFGTQTWITSTSPQHKLGRNIAIYGFFFGLGFTAGPVMTRFAEVNPALPFFLSSGVSLLIWLSLFTIRNELPHKDFDGTHEGGTFKRFAAAWKIGWAAFLPPFAYGFLEASLHGNFPVYALRTGIDVSSVSIILPAFAGGSLISQLPLGVLSDKVGRRKVLLYTMFSGTAIFLSAGFIQESAVLLFLSFLVAGMLVGSIFSLGISYMTDLLPKHLLPAGNLMCGISFSIGSILGPFLGGFAIELMTESFFFVISSLLLIISLLLLFYKKEELHHRAKLDHVSH, encoded by the coding sequence ATGACTCATTCTGCTTACCGTTTTTGGATATTGACGATAATTGTGGCGATGTCCGGGTTTTCGCAGGGGATGCTGCTGCCCTTGATTGCCGTTATTTTGGAACAAAACGGTGTTTCATCCTCTATTAATGGATTGCATGCGACCGGCTTGTATATCGGCGTGTTGATCGCCTCTCCATTTATGGAGAAACCGCTGCGCCGGTTCGGGTTTAAACCGGTCATTGTTGCTGGAGGCCTGCTTGTCCTTTTATCGCTTGCTTTTTTTCCGCTGTGGGAATCGCTGTGGTTCTGGTTCTTCCTCAGGCTTTTAATAGGCATCGGCGACCATATGCTCCACTTCGGCACCCAGACTTGGATCACCTCGACTTCGCCGCAGCATAAGCTGGGTCGGAATATTGCGATATACGGTTTCTTCTTCGGTCTCGGTTTTACCGCCGGTCCCGTCATGACCCGCTTCGCAGAGGTGAATCCTGCCCTGCCTTTTTTCCTGTCGTCGGGGGTCAGCCTGCTGATCTGGCTATCTTTGTTCACCATCCGTAATGAACTGCCCCATAAGGATTTCGATGGTACACACGAAGGCGGTACGTTCAAACGGTTTGCCGCCGCCTGGAAAATTGGGTGGGCCGCATTTCTGCCACCATTCGCTTACGGCTTTCTTGAAGCATCACTGCACGGCAATTTCCCTGTCTATGCCCTGCGTACGGGCATTGATGTCAGCAGCGTATCGATCATATTACCCGCCTTTGCCGGCGGCAGCCTCATTTCCCAGCTGCCGCTAGGGGTTCTTAGTGACAAAGTAGGCCGCAGAAAAGTCCTTCTGTATACAATGTTCAGCGGAACGGCCATCTTTTTATCAGCAGGCTTTATCCAGGAGTCCGCTGTGTTGCTGTTTTTGAGCTTCCTGGTGGCAGGCATGCTCGTCGGATCGATTTTTTCACTCGGAATCAGCTACATGACAGACCTATTGCCGAAGCACCTGCTCCCTGCCGGCAACCTGATGTGCGGCATCAGCTTCAGTATCGGCAGCATTCTCGGTCCATTCCTGGGCGGGTTTGCCATCGAACTCATGACAGAAAGTTTCTTTTTTGTCATCAGCAGCCTGCTGCTTATCATCTCACTTCTCCTCCTATTTTATAAAAAAGAGGAACTGCACCATCGAGCAAAGTTGGATCATGTCAGTCACTAG
- a CDS encoding heavy metal translocating P-type ATPase, translating to MSSEARLIDNTTESHRAAADSQTNDSFFSRFQVHLELIAALLSGVLILAGWLVSNETASVSLFITAFIIGGFAKAKEGIEDTIADRELNVEMLMIFAAIGSAIIGYWMEGAILIFIFSLSGALETYTMDKSKREISSLMDLQPEEALRISAGKEEIVRVADLSVGDHILVKAGERVPSDGTIIRGRTTIDEAAITGESVPVTKNKDDEVFGGTVNINGSIAVEITKPNDETLFQKIIKMVQSAQSEKSPSQLFIERFEGRYVKAVLIVVVLMMFLPHFLLGWSWTETFYRAMILLVVASPCALVASIMPASLSAISNGARHGILFKGGLHLEKLGAITAIAFDKTGTLTRGKPEVTNILVREGLDQADFMKHIVSIEKHSNHPLAQAIVNFAEKYEGLETIEPEDIEDVAGWGVKARFSGQEWKIGKPSFIGKAETDSFHDGISTQLASEGKTVVFVSDENGVAGLLALKDVVREETKQAIRDLKELGIYTIMLTGDSHTTANAIAKESGVQEYAAECLPESKVEKLKLLNKKYEEVAMVGDGINDAPALATASVGIAMGEGTDVALETADVVLMKNDLPKIAEAVRLSKRMNKIVKQNVVFSISIIMVLIASNFLQILDLPYGVIGHEGSTILVILNGLRLLK from the coding sequence ATGAGCAGTGAAGCAAGATTAATTGATAATACAACTGAATCACATAGAGCCGCTGCAGACAGCCAAACAAACGACTCTTTTTTCAGCCGGTTCCAGGTTCATCTTGAGCTTATCGCTGCACTATTGAGCGGTGTTCTAATTTTAGCCGGCTGGCTGGTCTCAAATGAAACTGCATCTGTCTCCCTTTTTATTACAGCCTTCATAATCGGCGGTTTTGCCAAAGCAAAAGAAGGCATAGAAGACACGATCGCAGATCGCGAATTAAATGTTGAAATGCTGATGATTTTTGCAGCAATCGGATCAGCCATTATCGGCTATTGGATGGAAGGCGCCATCTTAATTTTCATCTTCTCTTTAAGCGGCGCCCTTGAAACGTACACGATGGATAAAAGCAAACGCGAAATCTCCTCCCTGATGGACCTTCAGCCCGAAGAGGCGCTTCGCATTTCTGCCGGAAAAGAAGAAATTGTCCGGGTGGCCGACCTTTCAGTCGGAGACCATATCCTTGTCAAAGCCGGTGAGCGTGTCCCTTCTGACGGAACGATCATCCGCGGCCGCACCACAATTGATGAAGCTGCCATTACAGGTGAATCCGTGCCCGTCACCAAGAATAAAGACGATGAAGTATTTGGCGGAACTGTCAATATTAACGGATCTATCGCTGTGGAAATCACCAAACCAAACGATGAAACGTTATTCCAAAAAATCATCAAGATGGTCCAGTCAGCCCAGAGTGAGAAGTCACCGTCCCAGCTGTTTATTGAGCGGTTTGAAGGGCGTTATGTAAAAGCCGTACTTATCGTTGTCGTCTTAATGATGTTTTTACCCCACTTCCTGTTAGGCTGGAGCTGGACCGAAACATTTTATCGGGCAATGATCCTGCTTGTCGTTGCTTCACCGTGTGCGCTTGTCGCTTCGATCATGCCGGCAAGCCTGTCTGCCATTTCGAATGGCGCCCGGCACGGCATTCTTTTCAAAGGCGGTCTTCATCTTGAAAAACTCGGAGCGATTACTGCCATTGCATTCGATAAAACAGGCACACTGACAAGAGGCAAGCCGGAAGTGACAAATATACTTGTCAGGGAGGGACTTGACCAAGCTGATTTCATGAAACATATCGTTTCCATTGAAAAACACTCCAACCATCCTCTTGCCCAGGCGATCGTAAACTTTGCCGAAAAATATGAGGGGCTGGAGACAATCGAACCTGAAGACATTGAAGATGTCGCAGGCTGGGGTGTTAAGGCCCGGTTCAGCGGTCAGGAATGGAAAATCGGCAAACCCTCATTTATCGGAAAAGCCGAAACGGATTCCTTTCATGACGGCATTTCCACGCAGCTCGCTTCAGAAGGAAAAACCGTGGTGTTTGTAAGTGATGAAAATGGCGTCGCCGGACTCCTGGCTTTAAAAGACGTTGTCCGCGAAGAGACAAAACAGGCAATACGCGATCTGAAAGAACTCGGCATCTACACCATCATGCTGACAGGCGACAGCCACACAACCGCAAATGCAATCGCTAAAGAAAGCGGCGTGCAAGAATATGCAGCCGAATGCCTGCCTGAATCAAAAGTGGAAAAATTGAAACTGCTGAACAAGAAATACGAAGAAGTTGCCATGGTCGGCGATGGCATTAACGATGCTCCTGCCCTCGCAACTGCCAGTGTAGGCATTGCAATGGGTGAAGGCACAGATGTCGCACTCGAAACAGCGGATGTCGTCCTGATGAAAAACGACCTGCCCAAAATCGCTGAAGCCGTCCGTTTATCGAAACGGATGAATAAAATTGTAAAGCAGAATGTTGTTTTTTCCATCAGTATCATAATGGTTCTCATCGCTTCAAACTTCCTTCAGATTCTTGATCTCCCTTATGGGGTAATCGGACATGAAGGCAGTACGATTCTTGTCATTCTAAATGGCCTGCGGTTGTTGAAATAA
- a CDS encoding alanine/glycine:cation symporter family protein codes for MEWISTISGWVWGPPLLILLVGTGIYLTLRLGFLQFRTLPYALKLVFSKQDDDKTKGDISHYQSLTTALAATVGTGNIAGVATAVFFGGPGAVFWMWITALFGMATKYAEAVLAVKYRVQNEDGEMSGGPMYYLERGMNAKTLGVLFALFGAIAAFGIGNLVQSNSVAEVVKSTFSIPSWVTGALLTVFTALVILGGIKSIGKVTSFFVPIMALFYLIAGLVLMIMNAGEVPAAVVLIFTDAFTGDAVAGGALGSVIRWGVARGVFSNEAGLGSAPIAAAAAKTDYPARQALVSMTQVFIDTIVICSITGITLVMGGLYNGELQGAELTSATFEHFLGGAGSVIVSVGLVFFAFSTIIGWSYYGEKCFSYLFNDSAIKYYRLAFVLAVFIGSISTLEAVWGIADIMNGLMAFPNLIGLLGLSGVVASETKIFLEQAKKEKEAAANEAAI; via the coding sequence ATGGAATGGATTAGTACCATCAGTGGGTGGGTCTGGGGGCCTCCTCTGCTGATCTTGCTTGTCGGTACAGGTATTTATTTGACATTGCGTCTTGGATTTTTGCAATTCCGCACTCTTCCATATGCTCTTAAGCTTGTTTTCAGCAAGCAGGATGATGACAAGACGAAGGGGGATATCTCCCACTATCAGTCGCTGACAACGGCCCTGGCCGCAACTGTGGGGACAGGGAATATTGCCGGTGTTGCCACAGCCGTCTTTTTCGGCGGTCCCGGTGCAGTCTTCTGGATGTGGATCACGGCGCTTTTCGGAATGGCCACAAAGTATGCGGAAGCCGTACTGGCTGTCAAATACCGTGTCCAAAATGAAGATGGTGAAATGTCAGGCGGCCCGATGTATTACCTCGAACGGGGCATGAATGCGAAAACGCTTGGTGTTTTATTTGCTTTGTTCGGCGCCATTGCCGCATTTGGAATCGGTAACCTGGTCCAGTCAAACTCAGTTGCTGAAGTTGTCAAGAGTACATTCAGCATCCCTTCATGGGTGACCGGCGCACTTCTTACCGTCTTCACAGCCCTTGTCATCCTTGGCGGAATCAAGAGTATCGGTAAAGTGACTTCATTCTTTGTTCCAATCATGGCCTTATTTTATTTGATTGCGGGACTTGTGCTGATGATAATGAATGCCGGCGAAGTTCCTGCAGCTGTAGTTTTGATTTTCACTGATGCGTTTACTGGCGATGCAGTTGCCGGCGGTGCGCTCGGTTCTGTCATCCGCTGGGGTGTTGCGCGCGGCGTCTTCTCTAATGAAGCAGGCCTCGGTTCTGCGCCGATCGCTGCCGCTGCCGCTAAAACAGACTATCCGGCACGCCAGGCTCTCGTTTCCATGACTCAAGTGTTCATCGATACGATTGTCATCTGTTCCATCACAGGTATCACGCTTGTAATGGGCGGATTGTACAACGGGGAGCTTCAGGGTGCGGAACTGACTTCCGCAACATTTGAGCATTTCCTTGGCGGAGCAGGATCAGTCATTGTATCGGTCGGCCTGGTATTCTTTGCTTTTTCAACAATTATCGGCTGGTCTTACTATGGCGAAAAGTGTTTCTCTTACCTGTTTAATGATTCAGCGATCAAGTATTACCGTCTCGCTTTTGTCCTTGCAGTCTTCATCGGTTCTATTTCCACTCTGGAAGCTGTATGGGGAATCGCAGACATCATGAACGGCCTCATGGCGTTCCCTAACCTGATCGGACTGCTGGGACTTTCCGGAGTCGTTGCTTCCGAAACGAAGATTTTCCTTGAACAGGCCAAGAAAGAAAAAGAAGCCGCTGCAAATGAAGCAGCAATTTAA
- a CDS encoding low molecular weight protein-tyrosine-phosphatase: MVNVLFVCLGNICRSPMAEAVFKKLAAEAGLAGKISVDSAGTGHWHVGELPHEGTRDILAEHEIDYTGIKARQIEKADINTYDYIIAMDAENLGNLHRLKGMGESGYIGRLLDFVPESRFEDVPDPYFTGNFDEVYALVQEGSKRLLHFIIEREGWQYQA, from the coding sequence ATGGTAAACGTTTTATTTGTTTGTCTCGGCAACATCTGCCGCTCGCCGATGGCTGAAGCCGTTTTTAAGAAACTGGCGGCTGAAGCCGGGCTTGCGGGCAAGATATCAGTTGATTCTGCCGGTACGGGACACTGGCATGTCGGTGAGCTGCCTCATGAAGGTACCAGGGATATCCTCGCTGAGCATGAAATTGATTATACAGGAATTAAAGCCAGGCAAATTGAAAAAGCTGATATCAATACGTATGATTACATAATTGCCATGGATGCCGAGAATCTCGGAAATCTGCACAGGCTTAAAGGGATGGGCGAATCCGGATATATCGGCAGGCTGCTCGATTTCGTTCCCGAAAGCCGTTTTGAAGATGTACCAGACCCTTATTTTACGGGGAATTTCGATGAAGTATATGCGCTGGTCCAGGAAGGCTCGAAGCGGCTTCTCCATTTCATAATCGAAAGGGAAGGCTGGCAGTATCAGGCATAA
- a CDS encoding YihY/virulence factor BrkB family protein, giving the protein METANNTGVFSIMKSIAKKFLQDEAVGLAAQLAYFFLLSLFPFLIFLMTLVGYLPISGELIMDFISEFAPGETKTLIQENTEAILSSQNGKLLSVGLIGTIWSASNAINALIRALNRSYHVGESRNFFIARGLAILLTFGMIVVIIVALALPVFGEKIGLMVFAYFGLSEGFLRVWEVVRWGLSFFVLFIVFGSLYFFAPNKHLHWKSVIPGAIVATAGWLLSSLLFSYYVSSFGNFSASYGSLGGIIVLMIWFYLSGMVIILGGEVNAVLTNRKEGIID; this is encoded by the coding sequence ATGGAAACTGCCAATAATACCGGGGTCTTCTCAATTATGAAATCGATCGCCAAGAAGTTTCTGCAAGATGAAGCGGTGGGGCTCGCTGCTCAGTTGGCTTATTTCTTTCTGCTGAGCCTTTTCCCTTTTTTAATTTTCTTAATGACACTCGTCGGTTACTTGCCCATTTCGGGTGAATTAATCATGGATTTCATTAGTGAGTTCGCCCCCGGTGAAACGAAAACACTTATTCAGGAAAATACTGAAGCCATTTTATCATCCCAAAATGGAAAATTGCTTTCGGTCGGATTGATCGGCACCATCTGGTCGGCCTCCAACGCCATCAATGCTTTGATCAGGGCGCTGAACCGATCCTATCACGTAGGAGAAAGCAGAAATTTCTTCATTGCAAGGGGACTTGCGATATTATTGACATTCGGCATGATTGTCGTCATTATCGTCGCACTGGCCCTTCCGGTATTCGGTGAAAAAATCGGCTTGATGGTATTTGCCTATTTTGGGCTTTCTGAAGGCTTTTTGAGGGTATGGGAAGTCGTGCGCTGGGGACTTAGCTTTTTTGTATTATTTATTGTGTTTGGCAGTCTCTATTTTTTTGCTCCCAACAAACATTTGCACTGGAAGAGTGTAATTCCAGGGGCTATTGTGGCAACAGCAGGATGGCTGTTATCATCACTTCTTTTTTCCTATTATGTAAGCAGCTTCGGAAATTTTTCCGCGTCATATGGGAGCCTTGGCGGCATTATCGTCCTGATGATCTGGTTTTACCTGTCGGGGATGGTCATTATACTCGGCGGAGAAGTAAATGCGGTGTTGACGAACAGGAAGGAAGGCATTATCGATTAG
- a CDS encoding cation diffusion facilitator family transporter codes for MTESNQNRHLADRGAWVSITAYIILSIFKIFYGFSLDSKALVADGWNNTTDILASVAVLIGLKISRKPPDEDHPYGHSRAETIASLAASFIMVSIGTQVLFDAGKALFYGEASEPSMTAALVAFIGFIVMLGVFLYNRSLAKKTKSQALMAAAKDNLSDALVSVGALVGILGAQFRLVWLDPLAAFVVGAVIIKTAWDIFRETAHMLSDGFEQDRLEEYNETIKKVKGVKTINDLKARKYGNDIVVDVVIEVDPALSIVETHNITDCIEEVMENKHAIKTTHIHMEPQGKEPL; via the coding sequence ATGACTGAATCCAATCAAAATCGTCATCTTGCGGACAGAGGGGCATGGGTCAGTATTACCGCCTATATTATCCTGTCGATTTTTAAAATCTTTTATGGGTTTTCACTCGATTCTAAAGCACTTGTAGCCGATGGTTGGAATAATACGACAGATATCCTTGCCTCGGTTGCGGTTTTAATCGGCCTTAAGATATCGAGAAAGCCGCCGGATGAGGATCATCCATACGGCCATTCACGGGCGGAAACGATCGCGTCACTGGCCGCTTCTTTCATTATGGTTTCCATCGGAACACAAGTTTTGTTTGATGCCGGCAAGGCGTTGTTTTACGGGGAAGCGAGCGAGCCGAGCATGACCGCGGCCCTCGTCGCGTTTATTGGCTTTATTGTCATGCTGGGCGTCTTTTTATACAACCGCAGCCTTGCGAAAAAAACTAAAAGCCAGGCCCTCATGGCAGCGGCCAAGGACAACCTTTCCGATGCCCTCGTCAGTGTCGGTGCCCTTGTTGGAATTCTCGGCGCCCAGTTCAGGCTGGTATGGCTTGATCCGCTCGCCGCTTTCGTTGTCGGGGCAGTCATCATCAAAACGGCGTGGGATATTTTCCGGGAGACCGCACATATGCTGAGTGACGGATTCGAACAGGACCGCCTCGAAGAATATAATGAAACGATAAAAAAGGTTAAAGGGGTAAAAACAATCAATGATCTTAAGGCGCGAAAGTATGGAAATGATATTGTCGTGGATGTCGTCATAGAAGTCGATCCGGCCCTGAGCATTGTTGAAACCCATAATATTACCGATTGCATTGAAGAAGTTATGGAGAACAAGCACGCAATCAAAACGACCCATATCCATATGGAACCTCAAGGAAAAGAACCGCTGTAG